The Euphorbia lathyris chromosome 8, ddEupLath1.1, whole genome shotgun sequence genome has a window encoding:
- the LOC136202597 gene encoding probable LRR receptor-like serine/threonine-protein kinase At3g47570 isoform X1: MEKINSFSVIVILCFMCLLKCIDESKAISNINADEDALLALKARITNDPQNLLASNWSKDTSVCNWIGITCGTRHRRVTKILLENTRLTGTVPPQIGNLSFLGTFSLFNNSFHGSLPVELSNLRRLKFFLLAYNLFTGTIPSWIGSFSQLQLLGLDTNHFGGGIPLQICNLSKLHHLYLGINNIEGEIPKCIGNLINLETLAMVRNSIGGQIPSSIGNLTALRTLDFGENKLTGSIPFEMGNIAYLEELYLGVNNLDGMLPSNIFKITTLKNLVLDTNNLSGSLPPSFGLYLPNLEGIYIGDNNFHGPIPISLSNASKLTEIDLDLNMFSGIIPVALGNLRKLQFLNLWNNQLNSQPLLTLFSSLTNCKKLTFLDLGNNPLKATLPIFIGNLSSSLEYFKMYGSGLIGTIPKEIGNLTSLISLNLGDNNLKGFIPRTIRKMRKLQILDIELNRIQGSIPTELCGLQRLSDIYFGGNKLSRNIPSCLGNLSSLRKLYLDSNKLNSTIPSTFWRLKDVLELKLSSNSLSGDLPIDIGSLRAITLLDLSRNQLSGSIPPIFECLQTLKRLSLSNNRLEGSIPESFGDAISLEFIDLSFNNLSGKIPNSLEKLKYIKDFNVSFNELQGEIPNGGPFMNLTTQSFIGNKGLCGAPKFQVNPCRTSNENHSKKIKITLVAIVLTTLALGIVIVVLIWHWKRKTRLLTHQVNFPPLPIWQRISIHELQRATNKFDEVNLLGKGSFGSVYRGNLSNGLSVAVKVFNLELEGAFRSFDVECEVLREIRHRNLVKIITSCCTTEFKALVMDFMPNWSLEKWLYSHNYFLDIFQRLNIMIDVASAVEYIHHGYMTPIVHCDLKPSNILLDDDVVAHVTDFGIAKLVGEDQSFIQTINLATIGYMAPEYGSEGLVSIKGDIYSFGILLIETFTRKRPTDEMFNEDMSMKKWVKDSVPSGVTQLVDPNLLRVNERHYLAKIDCTSSIMNLALKCCVDVPKERIGIKDVLITLNKIKVKLLNDVQLT, from the exons ATGGAGAAAATAAATTCTTTTTCAGTCATAGTTATTTTGTGTTTCATGTGTTTACTGAAATGCATAGATGAAAGCAAAGCCATAAGTAATATCAATGCTGATGAGGATGCGTTGCTTGCCTTGAAAGCTCGTATCACTAATGATCCTCAAAATCTATTAGCATCAAACTGGTCTAAAGATACATCAGTGTGCAATTGGATTGGTATTACTTGTGGAACTCGTCATCGCAGAGTTACGAAGATACTACTTGAAAACACCAGATTAACAGGAACCGTTCCTCCACAAATTGGGAACCTTTCATTCCTAGGCACATTCTCTTTATTCAATAACTCATTCCATGGCTCTTTGCCGGTTGAACTTTCCAATTTACGCCGATTGAAGTTTTTTCTCTTGGCATATAATCTTTTCACTGGGACTATCCCCTCTTGGATTGGATCTTTCTCCCAACTTCAGTTACTTGGTCTCGACACTAATCACTTTGGAG GTGGCATTCCCTTACAAATATGCAACTTATCAAAACTCCATCATCTTTATTTGGGAATCAATAATATTGAAG GAGAAATTCCAAAGTGCATTGGTAATCTTATAAATTTGGAGACATTAGCCATGGTAAGAAATTCCATTGGTGGTCAAATTCCTTCATCTATTGGAAATCTTACCGCATTAAGGACTCTTGACTTCGGAGAAAACAAATTGACAG GCAGCATTCCCTTTGAAATGGGTAACATTGCTTACCTGGAGGAACTATATCTCGGAGTTAACAACCTTGATGGAATGCTTCCTTCCAACATTTTTAAAATTACAACATTAAAGAATTTAGTGTTAGATACTAATAATCTCTCAGGCAGTCTTCCTCCAAGTTTTGGTCTCTATCTTCCCAACCTTGAGGGAATTTATATTGGAGACAATAATTTCCATGGTCCTATTCCCATATCTCTCTCTAATGCCTCTAAACTCACTGAGATTGActtggatttaaacatgttCTCTGGCATTATTCCAGTTGCTCTTGGAAATTTAAGAAAGCTTCAATTTCTCAATTTATGGAACAATCAACTCAATAGTCAACCTTTACTGACTTTATTTTCCTCATTGACGAATTGCAAAAAGTTGACATTTTTAGACTTGGGTAACAATCCATTGAAGGCTACTCTACCAATTTTCATAGGAAACCTATCTTCTTCCCTCGAATATTTTAAAATGTATGGTTCTGGACTAATAGGAACCATTCCCAAGGAAATTGGAAACTTAACTAGCTTGATTTCATTGAATCTAGGAGATAACAATTTAAAAGGATTCATTCCTAGGACAATTAGAAAAATGAGGAAGCTTCAAATATTAGATATTGAGTTAAATAGAATCCAAGGGTCCATACCTACTGAATTATGTGGTTTACAGAGATTGAGTGACATATATTTTGGGGGTAATAAGCTCTCTAGAAATATCCCGTCTTGTTTGGGTAATCTCAGTTCTCTTAGAAAGCTCTATTTGGATTCTAACAAACTCAATTCTACTATTCCATCAACTTTTTGGAGGCTTAAAGATGTGCTTGAACTCAAGCTATCATCAAATTCCTTAAGCGGTGATCTTCCAATAGATATTGGCAGTTTGAGAGCTATTACATTACTTGATTTGTCTAGAAATCAATTATCAGGTAGTATACCACCCATCTTTGAATGCCTTCAAACTCTAAAGCGTCTCTCTTTATCTAATAATAGATTGGAGGGTTCCATTCCTGAATCATTTGGTGATGCTATAAGTTTGGAATTCATAGATTTGTCATTCAATAATCTCTCAGGAAAAATACCCAATTCCCTAgagaaattaaaatatatcaagGATTTTAATGTGTCCTTCAATGAACTACAAGGAGAAATTCCTAATGGAGGGCCGTTTATGAACTTAACAACCCAATCATTTATAGGAAATAAAGGACTTTGTGGGGCACCTAAATTCCAAGTCAATCCATGCAGAACTAGCAATGAGAACCATTCAAAGAAAATCAAGATAACACTGGTTGCAATTGTATTAACAACTTTGGCACTTGGAATTGTTATTGTTGTCCTAATTTGGCATTGGAAAAGGAAAACAAGATTGTTGACTCACCAAGTGAATTTTCCACCTTTACCAATATGGCAAAGAATTTCTATTCATGAGCTTCAACGGGCAACAAATAAATTTGATGAGGTGAATTTGCTTGGCAAGGGGAGTTTTGGTTCGGTATATAGAGGGAATCTTTCAAATGGCTTGTCCGTTGCAGTTAAGGTTTTCAATTTGGAGTTAGAAGGAGCATTCCGGAGTTTTGATGTGGAGTGTGAAGTACTGCGTGAGATTCGACAtagaaaccttgtgaaaataatcACGAGTTGTTGTACCACTGAATTTAAGGCTTTAGTCATGGACTTCATGCCTAATTGGAGCCTGGAAAAGTGGTTGTATTCTCACAACTACTTTTTGGACATTTTTCAGAGATTGAACATAATGATTGATGTTGCATCAGCAGTTGAATATATTCATCATGGTTATATGACTCCTATTGTTCATTGTGATTTGAAGCCTAGTAATATCCTTCTAGATGACGATGTGGTTGCTCATGTAACTGATTTTGGCATAGCGAAGCTCGTCGGAGAAGATCAATCTTTCATACAAACTATAAATCTTGCAACTATTGGATACATGGCCCCAG AGTATGGATCAGAAGGACTTGTTTCTATAAAGGGTGATATATACAGTTTTGGTATTCTGTTGATCGAAACTTTCACAAGAAAAAGGCCTACGGATGAGATGTTTAACGAAGATATGAGTATGAAGAAATGGGTTAAAGATTCAGTACCTTCTGGAGTCACTCAACTTGTTGATCCCAATTTGCTTAGGGTCAACGAACGACATTATTTGGCTAAGATAGATTGCACATCTTCAATTATGAACTTAGCCTTAAAATGTTGTGTAGATGTACCTAAGGAGAGGATTGGTATCAAAGATGTTCTAATTACTCTCAACAAGATCAAAGTTAAGCTTCTCAATGATGTTCAATTAACTTAA
- the LOC136202597 gene encoding probable LRR receptor-like serine/threonine-protein kinase At3g47570 isoform X2: protein MEKINSFSVIVILCFMCLLKCIDESKAISNINADEDALLALKARITNDPQNLLASNWSKDTSVCNWIGITCGTRHRRVTKILLENTRLTGTVPPQIGNLSFLGTFSLFNNSFHGSLPVELSNLRRLKFFLLAYNLFTGTIPSWIGSFSQLQLLGLDTNHFGGEIPKCIGNLINLETLAMVRNSIGGQIPSSIGNLTALRTLDFGENKLTGSIPFEMGNIAYLEELYLGVNNLDGMLPSNIFKITTLKNLVLDTNNLSGSLPPSFGLYLPNLEGIYIGDNNFHGPIPISLSNASKLTEIDLDLNMFSGIIPVALGNLRKLQFLNLWNNQLNSQPLLTLFSSLTNCKKLTFLDLGNNPLKATLPIFIGNLSSSLEYFKMYGSGLIGTIPKEIGNLTSLISLNLGDNNLKGFIPRTIRKMRKLQILDIELNRIQGSIPTELCGLQRLSDIYFGGNKLSRNIPSCLGNLSSLRKLYLDSNKLNSTIPSTFWRLKDVLELKLSSNSLSGDLPIDIGSLRAITLLDLSRNQLSGSIPPIFECLQTLKRLSLSNNRLEGSIPESFGDAISLEFIDLSFNNLSGKIPNSLEKLKYIKDFNVSFNELQGEIPNGGPFMNLTTQSFIGNKGLCGAPKFQVNPCRTSNENHSKKIKITLVAIVLTTLALGIVIVVLIWHWKRKTRLLTHQVNFPPLPIWQRISIHELQRATNKFDEVNLLGKGSFGSVYRGNLSNGLSVAVKVFNLELEGAFRSFDVECEVLREIRHRNLVKIITSCCTTEFKALVMDFMPNWSLEKWLYSHNYFLDIFQRLNIMIDVASAVEYIHHGYMTPIVHCDLKPSNILLDDDVVAHVTDFGIAKLVGEDQSFIQTINLATIGYMAPEYGSEGLVSIKGDIYSFGILLIETFTRKRPTDEMFNEDMSMKKWVKDSVPSGVTQLVDPNLLRVNERHYLAKIDCTSSIMNLALKCCVDVPKERIGIKDVLITLNKIKVKLLNDVQLT, encoded by the exons ATGGAGAAAATAAATTCTTTTTCAGTCATAGTTATTTTGTGTTTCATGTGTTTACTGAAATGCATAGATGAAAGCAAAGCCATAAGTAATATCAATGCTGATGAGGATGCGTTGCTTGCCTTGAAAGCTCGTATCACTAATGATCCTCAAAATCTATTAGCATCAAACTGGTCTAAAGATACATCAGTGTGCAATTGGATTGGTATTACTTGTGGAACTCGTCATCGCAGAGTTACGAAGATACTACTTGAAAACACCAGATTAACAGGAACCGTTCCTCCACAAATTGGGAACCTTTCATTCCTAGGCACATTCTCTTTATTCAATAACTCATTCCATGGCTCTTTGCCGGTTGAACTTTCCAATTTACGCCGATTGAAGTTTTTTCTCTTGGCATATAATCTTTTCACTGGGACTATCCCCTCTTGGATTGGATCTTTCTCCCAACTTCAGTTACTTGGTCTCGACACTAATCACTTTGGAG GAGAAATTCCAAAGTGCATTGGTAATCTTATAAATTTGGAGACATTAGCCATGGTAAGAAATTCCATTGGTGGTCAAATTCCTTCATCTATTGGAAATCTTACCGCATTAAGGACTCTTGACTTCGGAGAAAACAAATTGACAG GCAGCATTCCCTTTGAAATGGGTAACATTGCTTACCTGGAGGAACTATATCTCGGAGTTAACAACCTTGATGGAATGCTTCCTTCCAACATTTTTAAAATTACAACATTAAAGAATTTAGTGTTAGATACTAATAATCTCTCAGGCAGTCTTCCTCCAAGTTTTGGTCTCTATCTTCCCAACCTTGAGGGAATTTATATTGGAGACAATAATTTCCATGGTCCTATTCCCATATCTCTCTCTAATGCCTCTAAACTCACTGAGATTGActtggatttaaacatgttCTCTGGCATTATTCCAGTTGCTCTTGGAAATTTAAGAAAGCTTCAATTTCTCAATTTATGGAACAATCAACTCAATAGTCAACCTTTACTGACTTTATTTTCCTCATTGACGAATTGCAAAAAGTTGACATTTTTAGACTTGGGTAACAATCCATTGAAGGCTACTCTACCAATTTTCATAGGAAACCTATCTTCTTCCCTCGAATATTTTAAAATGTATGGTTCTGGACTAATAGGAACCATTCCCAAGGAAATTGGAAACTTAACTAGCTTGATTTCATTGAATCTAGGAGATAACAATTTAAAAGGATTCATTCCTAGGACAATTAGAAAAATGAGGAAGCTTCAAATATTAGATATTGAGTTAAATAGAATCCAAGGGTCCATACCTACTGAATTATGTGGTTTACAGAGATTGAGTGACATATATTTTGGGGGTAATAAGCTCTCTAGAAATATCCCGTCTTGTTTGGGTAATCTCAGTTCTCTTAGAAAGCTCTATTTGGATTCTAACAAACTCAATTCTACTATTCCATCAACTTTTTGGAGGCTTAAAGATGTGCTTGAACTCAAGCTATCATCAAATTCCTTAAGCGGTGATCTTCCAATAGATATTGGCAGTTTGAGAGCTATTACATTACTTGATTTGTCTAGAAATCAATTATCAGGTAGTATACCACCCATCTTTGAATGCCTTCAAACTCTAAAGCGTCTCTCTTTATCTAATAATAGATTGGAGGGTTCCATTCCTGAATCATTTGGTGATGCTATAAGTTTGGAATTCATAGATTTGTCATTCAATAATCTCTCAGGAAAAATACCCAATTCCCTAgagaaattaaaatatatcaagGATTTTAATGTGTCCTTCAATGAACTACAAGGAGAAATTCCTAATGGAGGGCCGTTTATGAACTTAACAACCCAATCATTTATAGGAAATAAAGGACTTTGTGGGGCACCTAAATTCCAAGTCAATCCATGCAGAACTAGCAATGAGAACCATTCAAAGAAAATCAAGATAACACTGGTTGCAATTGTATTAACAACTTTGGCACTTGGAATTGTTATTGTTGTCCTAATTTGGCATTGGAAAAGGAAAACAAGATTGTTGACTCACCAAGTGAATTTTCCACCTTTACCAATATGGCAAAGAATTTCTATTCATGAGCTTCAACGGGCAACAAATAAATTTGATGAGGTGAATTTGCTTGGCAAGGGGAGTTTTGGTTCGGTATATAGAGGGAATCTTTCAAATGGCTTGTCCGTTGCAGTTAAGGTTTTCAATTTGGAGTTAGAAGGAGCATTCCGGAGTTTTGATGTGGAGTGTGAAGTACTGCGTGAGATTCGACAtagaaaccttgtgaaaataatcACGAGTTGTTGTACCACTGAATTTAAGGCTTTAGTCATGGACTTCATGCCTAATTGGAGCCTGGAAAAGTGGTTGTATTCTCACAACTACTTTTTGGACATTTTTCAGAGATTGAACATAATGATTGATGTTGCATCAGCAGTTGAATATATTCATCATGGTTATATGACTCCTATTGTTCATTGTGATTTGAAGCCTAGTAATATCCTTCTAGATGACGATGTGGTTGCTCATGTAACTGATTTTGGCATAGCGAAGCTCGTCGGAGAAGATCAATCTTTCATACAAACTATAAATCTTGCAACTATTGGATACATGGCCCCAG AGTATGGATCAGAAGGACTTGTTTCTATAAAGGGTGATATATACAGTTTTGGTATTCTGTTGATCGAAACTTTCACAAGAAAAAGGCCTACGGATGAGATGTTTAACGAAGATATGAGTATGAAGAAATGGGTTAAAGATTCAGTACCTTCTGGAGTCACTCAACTTGTTGATCCCAATTTGCTTAGGGTCAACGAACGACATTATTTGGCTAAGATAGATTGCACATCTTCAATTATGAACTTAGCCTTAAAATGTTGTGTAGATGTACCTAAGGAGAGGATTGGTATCAAAGATGTTCTAATTACTCTCAACAAGATCAAAGTTAAGCTTCTCAATGATGTTCAATTAACTTAA